One Opitutus sp. ER46 genomic region harbors:
- a CDS encoding PAS domain-containing sensor histidine kinase, with product MKPRLRISLSWLLVSAVALASILMTGLFGWLGYSVASRWMREETAARLDLLVNELEWNVEIPLWNFDDEQFARVIETALQGNDIRAVVFQEPNGMAETFIRRLGGGMLRQPGIVAPPEFASIEKVVEVRHEGRFLGKLRVWVSDETLAGQLRRLRVTTIAAVGLICVSLVVLLYWMIWKWVLRPIQYLEHYSRVASEGCARPALPARESFVTEIGSLGDSITRTLDLLDARFAEVQVSEAKYRLLAEHVGDLIWTVDRAGVLAYISPSCRALLDFAPEELRGRTFASLLTPASATIFERMLEEAWSMARVRGGVAKGEYEMVSRAGTTVWTEVVLEGLNGGGTEQRQLVGASRDITERKRYETELRAAEEKYRGIFEHSPLGLVQCTREGRLLAINPAGARILGYESSEEPVAGAPSLLDLVNLSADDRQRLEAQLESAGYVENFECEIRRRDGTLRWISVAVSSLAVDGEAPGSYQASIEDITRRKNAEDTQAKMEQQLRRTQKLEAIGTLAGGIAHDFNNILGIILGYAHFVRERVEDRPEVVADLDCMQKATDRGRNLVRQILTFCRRTAQERKPGDVRIVVKEAVGFLRSTVPASIQIVTELPEGLPQVAMDSTQIYQVVLNLCTNSVHAMRGGSGKLTVTLEAVYLDQDAVRTLPGLVPGSHIKLRVADTGHGMDEQTQKRIFEPFFTTKAPGEGTGLGLSVVHGIVRDHRGAVSVYSRPGEGTAFNVFLPTARDAAAEAPEAAPAIARGHGERILYVDDEPLLADYVHRGLTQLGYQVATCTHAPQAFEQVVGAEQTYDLIITDYAMPKLTGLDLALRLRAHGIETPIVMVSGYFGDLQPDALKAAGIAEMVYKPVPQAQLAQLVERHLQRRVVIS from the coding sequence CTGGAATTTCGACGACGAGCAGTTCGCGCGCGTCATCGAGACGGCGCTGCAGGGGAACGATATTCGCGCCGTGGTTTTCCAGGAACCCAACGGGATGGCCGAGACGTTTATCCGGCGCCTTGGCGGTGGCATGCTGCGCCAGCCTGGCATTGTCGCCCCGCCGGAATTTGCCTCGATCGAGAAGGTGGTGGAGGTCCGCCACGAGGGCCGGTTCCTCGGCAAGCTGCGGGTGTGGGTCTCGGATGAGACGCTGGCCGGTCAGCTTCGGCGGCTCCGGGTGACGACCATTGCGGCCGTCGGCCTGATCTGCGTCAGCCTGGTCGTCCTGCTGTATTGGATGATCTGGAAGTGGGTTCTGCGGCCCATCCAGTACCTCGAACACTACTCGCGGGTCGCGAGCGAAGGATGCGCGAGACCGGCCCTGCCGGCGCGGGAGAGTTTCGTCACTGAGATTGGCAGTCTCGGGGACTCGATCACCCGCACACTGGACCTGCTCGATGCGAGATTCGCGGAGGTCCAGGTGTCGGAAGCCAAGTATCGCCTGCTCGCGGAGCACGTCGGCGACCTGATCTGGACGGTGGATCGCGCCGGGGTGCTGGCCTACATCAGCCCGTCGTGTCGGGCACTGCTCGACTTCGCGCCTGAGGAGCTGCGGGGGCGCACGTTCGCGTCGTTGCTGACGCCTGCCTCGGCGACGATTTTCGAGCGCATGCTGGAGGAGGCGTGGTCGATGGCGCGCGTGCGGGGGGGCGTGGCCAAAGGAGAGTATGAGATGGTCTCGCGGGCGGGAACGACGGTCTGGACGGAGGTTGTGCTGGAAGGACTGAACGGCGGAGGGACGGAGCAGCGCCAGTTGGTGGGCGCGTCGCGTGACATCACCGAACGGAAGCGCTACGAGACGGAGCTGCGCGCGGCGGAGGAGAAATACCGCGGGATCTTTGAACACTCGCCGCTCGGCCTGGTGCAGTGCACGCGCGAAGGCCGGCTGCTCGCCATCAATCCCGCGGGAGCGCGCATCCTCGGCTACGAGTCGTCGGAGGAGCCGGTTGCGGGCGCGCCGTCACTGCTCGATCTGGTCAACCTGTCCGCGGACGACCGGCAGCGGCTGGAGGCGCAATTGGAGAGCGCAGGCTACGTCGAGAATTTCGAATGCGAGATCCGCCGGCGGGATGGCACGCTGCGGTGGATCTCAGTCGCGGTGAGTTCGCTGGCGGTCGACGGCGAGGCGCCCGGGTCGTACCAGGCGAGCATTGAGGATATCACCCGCCGCAAGAACGCGGAGGACACCCAGGCCAAGATGGAGCAGCAACTGCGGCGCACGCAAAAGCTCGAGGCCATCGGCACGCTCGCCGGCGGCATCGCCCATGATTTCAACAACATCCTCGGCATCATCCTCGGTTACGCCCATTTCGTGCGCGAACGCGTGGAGGACCGGCCGGAAGTCGTGGCGGATCTCGATTGCATGCAGAAGGCGACGGACCGCGGCCGGAACCTCGTGCGGCAGATCCTGACGTTCTGCCGCCGCACCGCACAGGAGCGGAAGCCCGGCGATGTTCGCATCGTCGTGAAGGAAGCGGTCGGCTTCCTGCGTTCCACCGTGCCGGCGAGCATCCAGATTGTGACCGAGCTGCCGGAGGGGCTGCCGCAGGTGGCGATGGATTCAACCCAGATCTACCAGGTCGTGCTCAACCTCTGCACCAACTCGGTGCACGCGATGCGCGGCGGGAGTGGCAAGCTGACGGTGACGCTGGAGGCGGTTTACCTGGACCAGGACGCGGTGCGCACCCTGCCGGGGCTCGTTCCGGGAAGCCACATCAAGCTCCGCGTCGCGGACACCGGCCATGGCATGGACGAGCAGACGCAGAAGCGGATCTTCGAGCCGTTCTTCACGACCAAGGCCCCGGGCGAGGGCACCGGGTTGGGGCTGTCGGTCGTCCACGGTATCGTGCGGGACCATCGCGGCGCGGTGTCCGTTTACAGCCGGCCGGGCGAGGGTACCGCTTTCAACGTCTTCCTGCCGACGGCGCGTGACGCGGCGGCGGAGGCGCCCGAGGCCGCGCCGGCGATTGCCCGCGGCCACGGCGAACGCATCCTGTATGTCGACGACGAGCCCCTCCTCGCCGATTACGTGCATCGGGGACTGACGCAACTGGGCTACCAGGTCGCGACGTGCACGCATGCACCGCAGGCGTTCGAGCAGGTGGTCGGCGCGGAGCAGACGTACGATTTGATCATCACGGACTACGCGATGCCCAAGCTCACGGGACTCGACCTGGCGCTGCGCTTGCGCGCCCATGGCATCGAGACGCCGATCGTGATGGTTAGCGGTTATTTTGGCGACCTGCAGCCTGACGCGCTCAAGGCAGCCGGTATCGCGGAGATGGTCTACAAGCCG